A stretch of DNA from Echeneis naucrates chromosome 3, fEcheNa1.1, whole genome shotgun sequence:
ATTGTCAGTGTGCAGTACATGGCAGTGGCCAGCTGCCTCTATTTCCATGATAGTGTCCAGCTTCAGCAACCTGGGAAACTATATTGGGGAACTACAGATGAGATGGGTCTGGACTGCAATTTCTTTTGTGCATGGATGAAAATACTGAATGTTGTGGGTGAGAAAGGACATGAACCTGTTTGATGTAATGGAAGTACAGCAGTACTGAGCCATTACTCATTCTGAGGACAAGCAGTAGTGACCTGAGCGTGAACTTGGCAGCCATTGGTAGCCACTTTTAGGTGAATGAATTGTGTGGTGATCAAAGACCAGAAGAACTCCAGTATTGGTAAAGGTTTCACTTTGCCTGAAGGGAGGCACACCAGAAAGACGTTGCTGGAGATGTGATGagaaagtgccttgatgtaactttgttatgatttggtgctatacaaatagatttggtttaatttgatttgatttgatgagagATAACCATGGCATGGACTTGGAGAAGGCTGGTCTACTGAGTCATTCAAAGCCGGAGTTTTCTTATATTAAAGAGCCCAAATCAGCACATCCACGATACTGATTCAACATAGACAAAAATAGAGAGTGGGTCATCAAATAAGAGTGAGGTTTCCCGAGATCTGAGTTGGGGGAAAAGATGAAGTGTTGATTTTGAAATCAGTGTCATGATGGAGAGTCTGATTGGCCGTGGTGACTAAGAGTCTGGTTAATTTGCAAAATGGGTTTGTTGCACAGTATTGAAATGTAATGAGAAGCCATGCCAGTGAATAGTAATATTCAGGAACTGTGTATTTTGCAAACAGAGTGGTCCTAGTATTACTCCTTGGGGTGTTGAGACAAGGACATTCTTCCCTTCCATGAGAGGTGTGAGATAGTTTCTTAAATGTATACAAACATATAAGGCACATACTTCAAGAACTCCATAAAACTAATATGTTCTTTTGAAATTATGAGACTCATGACCACAAaactgtttgttatttttgaatGCTTCTCTTTGATTTTACAAACTCATTGTCATCGTTTTTCTTGTCATCCCTTGTTTTATGTTTGGGtacatttttcttattctttagACAACTTGTCCTTTTAAgaaaaaatgcacataaaagAGTGCACTGTTACAATAATGCTTTTATCCCAGTCCTGTCTGGACTGATACACAAGTTGGAAGAATATCCAATTTCAGTTATTTTGAATATCTTGATCAGTGATTCAAGAAGCCATTAAACTGCTCAATGATTACATATTTGTGATTATTATGTTAACTTTTTACATGGagcaaattcaacacaaaaaaacgaATTAAACAACCTTCATGTtactatatttttattatagATATAAGACAAAAGTGACAGTAATTTTATTCAtgtgagggaaaacaaacaaaatatttgcatttgttcCATTTGACATGATCATTGCAGTTAGCAGCCATAGAGCGTGTTGATCCTAGTGATGTCCCAGCGGGACATGCCCTGCCTCTGGCCAATCTGGACATTGGGGTTGGGGATGGGGGTGATGGTTTCCTTCCCGTACGCGATGGAGAAGGCGGTTCTTCCATAGTGCATGATGGAGGAGTAGTCGTAGGGAGTGTTGAGGTTGTTGGTGTTCCTCTTTTGGAAGTTGTAGGCCATGGATGGCTCGATGTTCTCCCAGTTGATCCTGACGTAGGAGTCGCGGTCGCTCCTGGTTTGCTCGTGCTGGAAGCCCAGAGCGTGGTTGAATTCGTGCTGGATGATGCCGTGGTAGATGCAGCCCTGCTTGTTGAGAGAGAGCACCTGTCTGCCTCCCTGTTTGCCCAGAGCGGAGAAACACCCGCCTTTGTTCTCCACACTGATGTAGTCACGCTGGTTGCTATAGGGGACGAAACGGATGCAGGTTCTGCTGTGGAAAGACTTCATGGCCCCTTCGATCTTCTGACTCTCCCAGCTGCTGAACTGACTGCTTATAACGTATGGGATCGTCACCTTGCCGTTGGAGCCTTTCTTCCACAGGCAGCTCTGGGACCAGCACGTCATGGCGTTTCTGTTTGTGGGAGCCAGCAGGTCTCCTTCCACCAGGAACTCATCGGTGGCATTGTTGGTGGTCAGAATTCTGGTGCTGATGTCCATAGAGTCTGGGACTTCTTCTTGGTCATATGCCTCCTCGATAGGCTGAGCCTGACAGAGGccgagcaggagcagcagcagcaggctgacagAGGGAGTCATCTTCAGGATCAGTGTGGAGGCTGTGGAGCTTCTGTGGAGAGACAGCTAGAAGCTTGATGTTTGACTCAGTGCAGTCCAGGGTTTTTATACTCTCCTCTGCAggtgtgtctgcaggaggaTTATGGGCTGAGGTCTACACTGCAAGGCCTAAATAAACCTGTGAAGGGAGGACCCCACAGACAAACCTCCTGTTTCAACATGTTTTGTTATCTCTGATCATTAGATGGATGAACACAGCTTCATAAGTTTATACACTTTGTACAGTCTTCAACCAATAAGACCTCATATTATCTGAGAAGAACcacaattaaattaaactatATACACTACAAGAGAAGGGTTTGGACCCActttccatttcatttaaacGGCAAAGTAGGGTTCCATCTTTTGGCTGCTACTGTATTGAAACCAGGTTTATAGGGATGCACCAATACTGATACCGGTATCGGTCCAATACTGGGCATGATTGCTCGTTCTCATGCTCATAAAATTGCCACCGATACCACTTTACGACAGCATGTGGTTTACAGCACTTGACTGCAAGGCGGGAAGCGAGTAGTAATGTCAGTGATGTGGAACTATTTTCAAGTGAATGAGAgcgacaaaaacaaagcagaatacAAATTTTGTCCAGCAAAACCCTCGAGAGGAGGTCAGACTGTATGTATGGCAGTGCCATGTTTATAAAAGCACTAATGTCGAATATGTGAATATGacaattttgttaaatttgtgtttgtctcaagTTTCAATGTAGTACAGTTacccaagaaaaagaaaatcatactGAGGAATGTTGTTCAAATAACATATGatatctgtgaaaaaaatcaaacaaaattcATAGTAAATTTATGTGTAATGGTGTAAGTTCTCTGTATCAGTGAGTACTCAAATGCATGTACTTGTACACtacttattttggaaaaaaagtgGTATTGGTGCATCCctacaaatttattttcatcaggGTTGCAGACATGTTTACATTTAACGGAACTAATTTTGTGGACTGGCAACCCGTCCACGGTAAACCCCACCCTCACCTGGAACATGGGGTAGGATTGGGTCCAGCATCCATTGTGCCTCAGCTGGAGAAGTGGtagaaaagcagtagaaaatgattGAGTGTGTGATCTAATTTTGCAGATGGTTTTATCCAAAGTTATGCACAAATGAAGATATTATGGCTTAGCTCTGAGGTGGGAGCAAATAAGTAAACATAAACCTCCAACAGAAGACAGTGTACAAATAAGGAGGGAGCCTCCTCAGGTTTGAGGAGTCTTTCATTGTCAGTGTGCAGTACATGGCAGTGGCCAGCTGCCTCTATTTCCATGATAGTGTCCAGCTTCAGCAACCTGGGAAACTATATTGGGGAACTACAGATGAGATGGGTCTGGACTGCAATTTCTTTTGTGCATGGATGAAAATACTGAATGTTGTGGGTGAGAAAGGACATGAACCTGTTTGATGTAATGGAAGTACAGCAGTACTGAGCCATTACTCATTCTGAGGACAAGCAGTAGTGACCTGAGCGTGAACTTGGCAGCCATTGGTAGCCACTTTTAGGTGAATGAATTGTGTGGTGATCAAAGACCAGAAGAACTCCAGTATTGTTAAAGGTTTCACTTTGCCTGAAGGGAGGCACACCAGAAAGACGTTGCtggagatgagatgagaaagtgccttgatgtaactttgttatgatttggtgctatacaaatagatttggtttaatttgatttgatttgatgagagATAACCATGGCATGGACTTGGAGAAGGCTGGTCTACTGAGTCATTCAAAGCCGGAGTTTTCTTATATTAAAGAGTCTAAATCAGCACATCCACGATACTGATTCAACATGGACAAAAATAGAGAGTGGGTCATCAAATAAGAGTGAGGTTTCCCGAGATCTGAGTTGGGGGAAAAGATGAAGTGTTGATTTTGAAATCAGTGTCATGATGGAGAGTCTGATTGGCCGTGGTGACTAAGAGTCTGGTTAATTTGCAAAATGGGTTTGTTGCACAGTATTGAAATGTAATGAGAAGCCATGTCAGTGAATAGTAATATTCAGGAACTGTGTATTTTGCAAACAGAGTGGTCCTAGTATTACTCCTTGGGGTGTTGAGACAAGGACATTCTTCCCTTCCATGAGAGGTGTGAGATAGTTTCTTAAATGTATACAAACATATAAGGCACATACTTCAAGAACTCCATAAAACTAATATGTTCTTTTGAAATTATGAGACTCATGACCACAAgactgtttgttatttttgaatGCTTCTCTTTGATTTTACAAACTCATTGTCATCGTTTTTCTTGTCATCccttgttttgtatttgaataTCTTGATCAGTTATTGACAAAGCCATTAAACTGCTCAGTGATTACATGTTTGTGATTATTTATGTAAACTTTTTGCGTGTagcaaattcaacacaaaaacgAATTAAACAACGTTCATGTcactatatttttattatagATATAAGACAAAAGTGACAGTAATTTTATTCAtgtgagggaaaacaaacaaaacatttgcatttgtttcatttgacaTGATCATTGCAGTTAGCAGCCATAGAGCGTGTTGATCCTGGTGATGTCCCAGCGGGACATGCCCTGCCTCTGGCCAATCTGGACATTGGGGTTGGGGATGGGGGTGATGGTTTCCTTCCCGTACGCGATGGAGAAGGCGGTTCTTCCATAGTGCATGATGGAGGAGTAGTCGTAGGGAGTGTTGAGGTTGTTGGTGTTCCTCTTTTGGAAGTTGTAGGCCATGGATGGCTCAATATTCTCCCAGTTGATCCTGACGTAGGAGTCGCGGTCACTTCTGGTTTGCTCGTGCTGGAAGCCCAGAGCGTGGTTGAACTCGTGCTGGATGATGCCGTGGTAGATGCAGCCCTGCTTGTTGAGCGAGAgcacctgtctgcctgtctgtctgcccagAGCGGAGAAACACCCGCCTTTGTTCTCCACACTAATGTAGTCACGTTGGTTGCTATAGGGGACGAAACGGATGCAGGTTCTGCTGTGGAAAGACTTCATGGCCCGTTCGATCTTCTGACTCTCCCCTCTGCTGAACTGACTGCTTATAACGTATGGGATCGTCACCATGCCGTTGGAGCCTTTCTTCCACAGGCAGCTCTGGGACCAGCACGTCATGGCGTTTCTGCTTGTGGGAGCCAGCAGGTCTCCTTCCACCAGGAACTCATCGGTGGCATTGTTGGTGGTCAGAATTCTGGTGCTGATGTCCATAGAGTCTGGGACTTCTTCTTGGTCATATGCCTCCTCGATAGGCTGAGCGTGAGAGAGGccgagcaggagcagcagcagcaggctgacagAGGGAGTCATCTTCAGGATCAGTGTGGAGGCTGTGGAGCTTCTGTGGAGAGACTGCTGGAAGCTTGATGTTTGACTCAGTACAGTCCAGGGTTTTTATACTCTCCTCTGCAggtgtgtctgcaggaggaTTATGGGCTGGGGTCTACACTGCAAGGCCTAAATAAACCTGTGAAGGGAGGACCCCACAGACAAACCTCCTGTTTGAACATGCTTTGTTATCTCTGGTCATTAGATGGATGAACACGGCTTCATATGTTTATATACTTTGTACAGTCTTCAACCAATAAGACCCCATATTATCTGAGAAGAACcacaattaaattaaactgtatACACTACAAGAGAAGGGTTTGGACCCACTTTCCTAATTATTTGAACGGCAAAGTAGGGTTCAGACTTTTGGCTGCTACTGTATTGAAACCAAATTTATAGGGATGCACCAATACTGATACCGGTATCGGTCCAATACTGGGCATGATTACTCGTTCTCATGCTCATAAAATTGCCACCAATACCACTTTACGACAGCATGTGGTTTACAGCGCTTGACTGCAAGGCGGGAAGCGAGTAGTAATGTCAGTGATGTGGAACTATTTTCAGGTGAATGAGAgcgacaaaaacaaagcagaatgcaAATTTTGTCCAGCAAAATTCTTGAGAGGAGGTCAGACTGTATGTATGGCAGTGCCATGTTTATAAAAGCACTAATGTCGAATATGTGGATATGacaattttgttaaatttgtgtttgtctgaagtTTCACCTCAGTACAGTTacccaagaaaaagaaaatcacactgAGGAATGTTGTTCAAATAACATGatatctgtgaaaaaaatcaaacaaaattcATAGTAAATGTATGTGTAATGGTGTAAGTTCTCTGTATCAGTGAGTACTCAAATGCATGTACTTGTACACTACTTATTTTGGGAAAAAAGTGGTATTGGTGCATCCctacaaatttattttcatcaggGTTACAGACATGTTTACATTTAACGGAACTAATTTTGTGGACTGGCAACCCGTCCACGGTAAACCCCACCCTCACCTGGAACATGGGGTAGGATTGGGTCCAGCATCCATTGTGCCTCAGCTGGAGAAGTGGTAGaaaaaagcagtagaaaatgattGAGTGTGTGATCTAATTTTGCAGATGGTTTTATCCAAAGTTATGCACAAATGAAGATATTATGGCTTAGCTCTGAGGTGGGAGCAAATAAGTAAACATAAACCTCCAACAGAAGACAGTGTACAAATAAGGAGGGAGCCTCCTCAGGTTTGAGGAGTCTTTCATTGTCAGTGTGCAGTACATGGCAGTGGCCAGCTGCCTCTATTTCCATGATAGTGTCCAGCTTCAGCAACCTGGGAAACTGTATTGGGGAACTACAGATGAGATGGGTCTGGACTGCAATTTCTTTTGTGCATGGATGAAAATACTGAATGTTGTGGGTGAGAAAGGACATGAACCTGTTTGATGTAATGGAAGTACAGCAGTACTGAGCCATTACTCATTCTGAGGACAAGCAGTAGTGACCTGAGCGTGAACTTGGCAGCCATTGGTAGCCACTTTTAGGTGAATGAATTGTGTGGTGATCAAAGACCAGAAGAACTCCAGTATTGGTAAAGGTTTCACTTTGCCTGAAGGGAGGCACACCAGAAAGACGTTGCtggagatgagatgagaaagtgccttgatgtaactttgttatgatttggtgctatacaaatagatttggtttaatttgatttgatttgatgagagATAACCATGGCATGGACTTGGAGAAGGCTGGTCTACTGAGTCATTCAAAGCCGGAGTTTTCTTATATTAAAGAGTCCAAATCAGCACATCCACGATACTGATTCAACATGGACAAAAATAGAGAGTGGGTCATCAAATAAGAGTGAGGTTTCCCGAGATCTGAGTTGGGGGAAAAGATGAAGTGTTGATTTTGAAATCAGTATCATGATGGAGAGTCTGATTGGCTGTGGTGACTAAGAGTCTGGTTAATTTGCAAAATGGGTTTGTTGCACAGTATTGAAATGTAATGAGAAGCCATGTCAGTGAATAGTAATATTCAGGAACTGTGTATTTTGCAAACAGAGTGGTCCTAGTATTACTCCTTGGGGTGTTGAGACAAGGACATTCTTCCCTTCCATGAGAGGTGTGAGATAGTTTCTTAAATATATACAAACATATAAGGCACATACTTCAAGAACTCCATAAAACTAATATATTCTTTTGAAATTATGAGACTCATGACCACAAgactgtttgttattttttaatgtttctctttGATTTTACAAATTCATTGTCCTCGTTTTTCTTGTCATCccttgttgttttgtatttgggCAAGTTTTTCTTATTCTTTAGACAACTTGtccttttaagaaaaaatacacataaaagaGTGCACTGTTACAACAATGCTTTTATCCCAGTCCTGTCTGGACTGATACACAAGTTGGAAGAATATCCAATTTCAGTTATTTTGAATATCTTGATCAGTTATTGAAGAAGCCATTAAACTGCTCAGTGATTACATATTTGTGATTATTATGTTAACTTTTTACATGGagcaaattcaacacaaaaaaacgaATTAAACAACCTTCATGTTACTATATTTTTATTGTAGATATAACACAAAAGTGACAGTCATTTTATTCAtgtgagggaaaacaaacaaaatatttgcatttgttcCATTTGACATGATCATTGCAGTTAGCAGCCATAGAGCGTGTTGATCCTGGTGATGTCCCAGCGGGACATGCCCTGCCTCTGGCCAATCTGGACATTGGGGTTGGGGATGGGGGTGATGGTTTCCTTCCCGTACGCGATGGAGAAGGCGGTTCTTCCATAGTGCATGATGGAGGAGTAGTCGTAGGGAGTGTTGAGGTTGTTGGTGTTCGCCTTTTGGAAGTTGTAGGCCATGGATGGCTCGATGTTCTCCCAGTTGATCCTGACGTAGGAGTCGCGGTCGCTTCTGGTTTGCTCGTGCTGGAAGCCCAGAGCGTGGTTGAACTCGTGCTGGATGATGCCGTGGTAGATGCAGCCCTGCTTGTTGAGAGAGAGCACCTGTCTGCCTCCCTGTCTGCCCAGAGCGGAGAAACATCCGCCTTTGTTCTCCACACTGATGTAGTCACGCTGGTTGCTATAGGGGACGAAACGGATGCAGGTTCTGCTGTGGAAAGACTTCATGGCCCGTTCGATCTTCTGACTCTCCCAGCTGCTGAACTGACTGCTCATAACGTATGGGATTGTCACCATGCCGTTGGAGCCTTTCTTCCACAGGCAGCTCTGGGACCAGCACGTCATGGCGTTTCTGTTTGTGGGAGCCAGCAGGTCTCCTTCCACCAGGAACTCATCGGTGGCATTGTTAGTGGTCAGAATTCTGGTGCTGATGTCCATAGAGTCTGGGACTTCTTCTTGGTCATATGCCTCCTCGATAGGCTGAGCCTGAGAGAGGccgagcaggagcagcagcagcaggctgacagAGGGAGTCATCTTCAGGGTCAGTGTGGAGGCTGTGGAGCTTCTGTGGAGAGACTGCTGGAAGCTTGATGTTTGACTCAGTGCAGTCCAGGGTTTTTATACTCTCCTCTGCAggtgtgtctgcaggaggaTTATGGGCTGAGGTCTACACTGCAAGGCCTAAATAAACCTGTGAAGGGAGGACCCCACAGACAAACCTCCTGTTTCAACATTCTTTGTTATCTCTGATCATTAGATGGATGAACACGGCTTCATAAGTTTATACACTTTGTACAGTCTTCAACCAATAAGACCCCATATTATCTGAGAAGAACCACAAGTTGAAACAGAATTACGTAAGGGTTTGTCAATTTATGAAGTAAATGTCTTTGAAATATCAAATtggcaaaatatatttaaacagcttttttacaacactttatttaattttgggTGCCTCTCATTTCTCTTCGTCACATCTCAGATGTGTCTACACTTTGTTTGGAGTCTATCTTTAGTATAGTCGATTGATCTCAGATGGTTTTGACAGACAATCCTCTCTTCAAACAGAGTTTCACAGCTGACAATTTGTATTATAGTGAAGGATAAGCCATGATGTTGAGGGAATTTTTTACACAACTCCAAGACATGATTGTGTTGAGGCACAAAATTGGCTATGGCTTTGCAAAGTAGGAGTAATGCTTTATTGAATCATGCGACCAAAAACCCAATGGTCAGTCTGGCTGATCACCTAAAATCCTGTATGGAGATGAAGGAATCTGGCAGAAATTCTGCCATTGAGCCAACATTCCATTGATCTGAGATTTTAGATCTATAGTCTCTCCTTCGTGCAGTGCTTCGTAAATCGTGGGACGGTGCGATGCAAGAGTGTGACCCCGCAGAACATGCTTTTTTGCcgtactagaataaagtgtaaTTGCACCTCCACTACAGTAGATGACAGTGGCGCTCACATTGTCAGAGTGTGTGCAGGGAGTATTAGTAgggtttttatattttttatagtcGCGGCAGAGAGTGGGGCGGGACCCGAAATATTTTCTACTTCCTAAGGGCTCCCCCCCTTAGGAAGAAACAGTTGGCTTAACTGCTGAACAACATATCTGCAGGAAACTAGGTATCAGTTAACACTTTGCAGATACTGACCCCAGTGGTGAATCATGATGGTGGATGCATCATTCTGGGGCTGTAGTTTTCAGTGGCAGGGGCAGGAAGATTCATCAGGTTTAATGGAAAGCTCAACAGATAAACGGACTGAGATAATGTTAAGAAAAAACCTGGTCCAGATTTCCCAAGGTGTCAGACTGGACCCAAGGTTGGACTTCCAACAGAACAATGACCCAAAGTGTACACTAAAACATTGCAGGTCTGGCTTGGAGGCAAAACTCTGGGTGTCCCTGAGTGCCTGAGCCTAGACATGAAACAATTCAGTATCCCTGAAAAGACCTGAAAATGTTTCTCCAACAAAGTTCCcataaaaacagagatggagagaatcTGCTGGGTCAATCCCCAAATCCAGGTTTTCAGAGTTTATCACATCACAATTGTGAAGACTCAAGGCTTTATCCCTGACAAAGCTTGTTCAAGTAAATACCGAGTGTTAGTTCTGAGCTCTGATGGCAATGTcatattttaaaagctttttgatttaataaatcTGAGAATTTTAAAACTCGTCTACTCTTGTCATAATTCAATAATGAGAGTAACTGATTGTGTAAAAAGCTATTTTACCAATTTTAGTATAGTGCTATAAAATAAATGGGGAAAGAATCACAATTTCGCAACAATGTCAATTTGGACCAAAGAATAAACTGAGAAGAATTTGATGGTCAAatgtcatcatttcatcataaatAGGTTTCCAACCATAATTAATAAATTGTTATTCCAATCTCAAACAAATGACTAATTggataaaatgctgaaatgataGCATTTTATCTCCAAAAGGTCAAAAATTTCATTTCCGTGAGCTGATTGTGACCATATTTCTAAATTTGATAGTTGACTTAGACCTACCTAAGAGGAAGTGAATCAATTTCCTTGTTCCATATTGAGAACTATTTCTATAAGATCTTTCAGTCCCTTGATGTTAcagtgaaatttgtttttgcttctgtgGCTTTGCTGATATTAATCAGTTATTGAGTAAATCGTCACATTGCCTCGCGATTGCATGTTTGTTATGATATGAGGGCATGGAATTTATTACAGATAAGGCTTACACACAAGAAACAATTATACATCAATAATGTTGCATTAGTTTTATTAGAGATATTTTAGGCAGATTGGGCATCATATATTTTGTTATCTAACCATTTGATAGAATGAACTAAAAGGGACAGTAATCTTTACTATTGGCTCCATagatttaataacatttaattcatatgaaaaaaaacacagcacatgatgaatttctttcatttggcATGATCATTGCAGTTAGCAGCCATAGAGCTTGTTGATCCTGGTAATGTCCCAGCGGGACATGCCCTGCCTCTGGCCAATCTGGACATTGGGGTTGGGGATGGGGGTGATGGTTTCCTTCCCGTACGCGATGGAGAAGGCGGTTCTTCCATAGTGCATGATGGAGGAGTAGTCGTAGGGAGTGTTGAGGTTGTTGGTGTTCGCCTTTTGGAAGTTGTAGGCCATGGATGGCTCGATGTTCTCCCAGTTGATCCTGACGTAGGAGTCGCGGTCGCTCCTGGTTTGCTCGTGCTGGAAGCCCAGAGCGTGGTTGAACTCGTGCTGGACGATGCCGTGGTAGATGCAGCCCTGCTTGTTGAGAGAGAGCACCTGTCTGCCTCCCTGTCTGCCCAGAGCGGAGAAACATCCGCCTTTGTTCTCCACACTGATGTAGTCACGCTGGTTGCTATAGGGGACGAAACGGATGCAGGTTCTGCTGTGGAAAGACTTCATGGCCCGTTCGATCTTCTGACTCTCCCCTCTGCTGAACTGACTGCTCATAACGTATGGGATCGTCACCATGCCATTGGAGCCTTTCTTCCACAGGCAGCTCTGGGACCAGCACGTCATGGCGTTTCTGTTTGTGGGAGCCAGCAGGTCTCCTTCCACCAGGAACTCATCGGTGGCATTGTTGGTGGTCAGAATTCTGGTGCTGATGTCCATAGAGTCTGGGACTTCTTCTTGGTCATATACCTCCTCGATAGGCTGAGCCTGAGAGAGGccgagcaggagcagcagcagcaggctgacagAGGGAGTCATCTTCAGGGTCAGTGTGGAGGCTGTGGAGCTTCTGTGGAGAGACTGCTGTAAGCTTGATGTTTGACTCAGTGCAGTCCAGGGTTTTTATACTCTCCTCTGCAggtgtgtctgcaggaggaTTATGGGCTGGGGTCTACACTGCAAGGCCTAAATAAACCTGTGAAGGGAGGACCCCACAGACAAACCTCCTGTTTCAACATGTTTTGTTATCTCTGATCATTAGATGGATGAACACAGCTTCATAAGTTTATACACTTTGTACAGTCTTCAACCAATAAGACCCCATATTATCTGAGAAGAACCACAAGTTGAAACAGAATTACGTAAGGGTTTGTCAATTTATGAAGTAAATGTCTTTGAAATATCAAATtggcaaaatatatttaaacagcttttttacaacactttatttaattttgggTGCCTCTCATTTCTCTTCGTCACATCTCAGATGTGTCTACACTTTGTTTGGAGTCTATCTTTAGTATAGTCGATTGATCTCAGATGGTTTTGACAGACAATCCTCTCTTCAAACAGAGTTTCACAGCTGACAATTTGTATTATAGTGAAGGATAAGCCATGATGTTGAGGGAATTTTTTACACAACTCCAAGACATGATTGTGTTGAGGCACAAAATTGGCTATGGCTTTGCAAAGTAGGAGTAATGCTTTATTGAATCATGCGACCAAAAACCCAATGGTCAGTCTGGCTGATCACCTAAAATCCTGTATGGAGATGAAGGAAACTGGCAGAAATTCTGCCATTGAGCCAACATTCCATTGATCTGAGATTTTAGATCTATAGTCTCTCCTTCGTGCAGTGCTTCGTAAATCGTGGGACGGTGCGATGCAAGAGTGTGACCCCGCAGAACATGCTTTTTTGCcgtactagaataaagtgtaaTTGCACCTCCACTACAGTAGATGACAGTGGCGCTCACATTGTCAGAGTGTGTGCAGGGAGTATTAGTAgggtttttatattttttatagcCGCGGCAGAGAGTGGGGCGGGACCCGAAATATTTTCTACTTCCTAAGGGCTCCCCCCCTTAGGAAGAAACAGTTGGCTTAACTGCTGAACAACATATCTGCAGGAAACTACGTATCAGTTAACACTTTGCAGATACTGACCCCAGTGGTGAATCATGATGGTGGATGCATCATTCTGGGGCTGTAGTTTTCAGTGGCAGGGGCAGGAAGATTCATCAGGTTTAATGGAAAGCTCAACAGATAAACGGACTGAGATAATGTTAAGAAAAAACCTGGTCCAGATTTCCCAAGGTGTCAGACCGGACCCAAGGTTGGACTTCCAACAGAACAATGACCCAAATTGTACACTAAAACATTGCAGGTCTGGCTTGGAGGCAAAACTCTGGGTGTCCCTGAGTGCCTGAGCCTAGACATGAAACAATTCAGTATCCCTGAAAAGACGTGAAAATGTTTCTCCAACAAAGTTCCcataaaaacagagatggagagaatcTGCTGGGTCAATCCCCAAATCCAGGTTTTCAGAGTTTATCACATCACAATTGTGAAGACTCAAGGCTTTATCCCTGACAAAGCTTGTTCA
This window harbors:
- the LOC115041576 gene encoding high choriolytic enzyme 1-like, with product MTPSVSLLLLLLLGLCQAQPIEEAYDQEEVPDSMDISTRILTTNNATDEFLVEGDLLAPTNRNAMTCWSQSCLWKKGSNGKVTIPYVISSQFSSWESQKIEGAMKSFHSRTCIRFVPYSNQRDYISVENKGGCFSALGKQGGRQVLSLNKQGCIYHGIIQHEFNHALGFQHEQTRSDRDSYVRINWENIEPSMAYNFQKRNTNNLNTPYDYSSIMHYGRTAFSIAYGKETITPIPNPNVQIGQRQGMSRWDITRINTLYGC
- the LOC115041571 gene encoding high choriolytic enzyme 1-like, which encodes MTPSVSLLLLLLLGLSHAQPIEEAYDQEEVPDSMDISTRILTTNNATDEFLVEGDLLAPTSRNAMTCWSQSCLWKKGSNGMVTIPYVISSQFSRGESQKIERAMKSFHSRTCIRFVPYSNQRDYISVENKGGCFSALGRQTGRQVLSLNKQGCIYHGIIQHEFNHALGFQHEQTRSDRDSYVRINWENIEPSMAYNFQKRNTNNLNTPYDYSSIMHYGRTAFSIAYGKETITPIPNPNVQIGQRQGMSRWDITRINTLYGC
- the LOC115041575 gene encoding high choriolytic enzyme 1-like, whose product is MTPSVSLLLLLLLGLSQAQPIEEAYDQEEVPDSMDISTRILTTNNATDEFLVEGDLLAPTNRNAMTCWSQSCLWKKGSNGMVTIPYVMSSQFSSWESQKIERAMKSFHSRTCIRFVPYSNQRDYISVENKGGCFSALGRQGGRQVLSLNKQGCIYHGIIQHEFNHALGFQHEQTRSDRDSYVRINWENIEPSMAYNFQKANTNNLNTPYDYSSIMHYGRTAFSIAYGKETITPIPNPNVQIGQRQGMSRWDITRINTLYGC
- the LOC115041572 gene encoding high choriolytic enzyme 1-like, with product MTPSVSLLLLLLLGLSQAQPIEEVYDQEEVPDSMDISTRILTTNNATDEFLVEGDLLAPTNRNAMTCWSQSCLWKKGSNGMVTIPYVMSSQFSRGESQKIERAMKSFHSRTCIRFVPYSNQRDYISVENKGGCFSALGRQGGRQVLSLNKQGCIYHGIVQHEFNHALGFQHEQTRSDRDSYVRINWENIEPSMAYNFQKANTNNLNTPYDYSSIMHYGRTAFSIAYGKETITPIPNPNVQIGQRQGMSRWDITRINKLYGC